TCAATAGATTCTCTCTTTGCAAGATCTATATCAAAATTAAGATGTGTGTCACTGCTCTTTAAAAGAAAAAAGAAACGAGCAGCATCCCTCCCCACTTCATTAATGAGTTCTTCCAGAGTAACAAAAGTACCTGAATGTTTTGACATCATTACTTCTTTTCCGTCCTCAAAAAGATGAACAATCTGATATATGACAATGCCAAGAAAATCTTCAGGTAATCCCATCCCTTGAATAAGAGCCTTCATCGGAGTAATATGTCCAAAATGATCAGCGCCCCAAACATCAATGGCCTTTCTAAAACCTCGGTCCCACTTGTTTTTATGATATGCAGCATCTACCAAAGTATAAGTAGGCTCTCCTGTCCCTCGTACAAGTACTCTATCTTTATCATCACCAAACAGAGTAGACTGAAACCAAAGAGCATCATCTTTCTCATACGTATATCCAGACTTCTTAAAAATTTCAGTTACCCTGTCCACTTCGCCACTGGAGTATAAAGAGGATTCATAAAACCAACTATCAAACGCTACCCCAAATTTTTCAAGCGACTCTTTAATGCGGTACATCATCTTTTTTTTGCCTATCTCCTGAATTTTATCGATGAGTGGATGGCTTTCGTTATCTAGCAAACTATCGCCATAATCATTGAATATTTCTGTAGCTATATCCTCAATATAAGCACCCCTATACGCTTCTTCAACAGGTTCTGCTTTTTTACCTAATTTTTTCATATAGTAACATACAATAGATTTTGCAAAAAGATTCATCTTGCTCCCTGCATCATTTACATAGTATTCCTTTATTACATCAAATCCTTCTACTTTAAGTAAATTGCCAAGAATATCTCCGATAATACCGCCTCGTCCATTTCCTACATGCAGAGGCCCGGTAGGATTTGCACTGACAAATTCCACTTGAACTTTCACACCATTTCTTTCTTTATAAAAATATTTCTCGCCTTTTTTCTCTAACTCCTGCAAGAAATTCCTGTACACAGATAGTGCAAAAGAGAAATTCAAGTATCCGGGGCTTGCAGCAGAAATTGATGTAAAATAAGGAAAATTTAAATGTTTAGAAATTTCCTCGGCTATGGAAAATGGTGATTTATGCAATAGCTTAGCTAAATCAAATGGAACAGTCGTTGAAAAATCTCCAAACCCTTCAGGAGAAGGAGCAAGGAGTACATCAGGAATTTTTGAAATGCCAGGATATATCGATTTTATTGCATTTTGAATAATCTTTTCTAAATTATTTATCTTCATTTATTTCCTTAAATATTAATGTTGGATTTTTTACTGCACGTACTTCATCAGGTCTACTAACAAGTGTCGTATGAGGTGCCTGTTTAACAATCTCTGCATGTGTCTTTATCTCTTCAGCTATTTTAATCATCGTGTCAATAAATAGATCAATATTTTCTTTTGACTCTGATTCAGTTGGTTCAATCATAATAGTTTCTTCGGCATATGGCTCAAAGTGAGGAAAATAAATTGTAGGTGGATGAAAACCATAATCCATAAGCCTTTTTGCAATATCAAGCGTTTTCACGCCGTACTCCTTATATTCCCGTCCTGTAAGCACACATTCATGCATACAGAATCGATCGTAAGCAGGCTTATAAAATTTCCTTAACTTACTCATAACATAATTTGCATTAATAATACTTGTTTCAGCTGTTTCTTTAAGCCCTTCATCTCCCATAGAAAGAATCCATACATAAGCCTTGAGAAGTACAGAAAAATTACCAAAAAAAGCTCTTAGTCGACCAATACTCTTTTCCCCTATATCCTCAAAAAAATATTTCTCCCCATTATAAGAAACAATAGGTGTCGGCAAATACTGGATGAGATGTTTTTTTACTCCAACAGGCCCAGCGCCTGGACCCCCTCCACCATGCGGAGTAGAAAATGTTTTATGTAAGTTTAAATGAGCAATATCAAAACCAGCATCACCCGGTCGCGCAATGCCAAGTAAGGCATTAAGATTGGCTCCATCGTAGTAAAGAAGTCCACCTTTACTATGCACAACTTTCGCTATTTCTTCTATATTTTCATCGAAAAGCCCAACTGTATTAGGATTTGTAAGCATCAACCCTACTGTTTCTTCGTCCATTAACTTACGCAATTCTGCTAAATCAATACCACCCCTCTCATTTGACTTCACCTCGACCACGTTAAAACCAGCCATAGCAGCAGATGCAGGGTTAGTTCCATGAGCAGAATCAGGAATAAGCATTTTGTGACGAAGTTCTCCTTTGTCCATAAAATATTTGCGCATGATCAATACCCCTGCAAGTTCACCATGAGCACCAGCAGCAGGAGAAAGAGTAAATTGATCCATACCAGTAATCTCAGACAAATATTGATTTAACTCATACATTACTTGCAAGCTCCCTTGAATAAAATCTTCGTCAACACACGGATGTGCATAGATAAAATTATCAAGCAAAGCAAGATGTTCATTAAGTTTCGGGTTATATTTCATCGTGCAAGAACCGAGAGGGTAAAAACCATCATCCAATCCATAATTAAGTTTGGAGAGTGCCGTAAAATGCCGTACTACACCCACTTCTGAAACTTCAGGAAGTTCTTTTTTAGTACGCGATAAAGCATGCTCCGGAATACAATCTTTAAGAGAAATTTCTTTATACGAATCTTCCCTTAAAAAATAACCCTTTCTGCCCTTTACGCTTTTCTCATATATAAGTTTCAATGTGATACCCCAAGCATTTCAGCTATCCTATCTAACTCTTCTCGTTTTAAAATTTCTGTGACAGTAAATAGCAGGTAATTTTCACACTTTTTATAAAATTTATCAACACGAAGTGGCGGCACAAATGATTTCCTGAATAATCTATTTTTCAATTCATCTATATCTATTTTGCTCTTTACAACAAATTCATTAAAAAAAGGGTATTCAAAAATCTCAAAATTATTTGTTTCAGTGAGTTTTCTTTTTAAATAGTGAGCAGCTTTTGTATTAAGCAGAGCGACCTGATATAATCCATTCTTTCCTAAAAGAGATAAATATACATTTGCAGCTACAATATTTAACGCATGATTTGAACAAATGTTCGATGTTGCCTTTTCCCTCTTTATATCTTGCTCTCTCGCCCTCATTGTCATTACAAAAGCACGTTTCCCATTTTTGTCCACCGTTTCTCCCGCTATTCTGCCAGGTAATTGTCTTAAGAATCTCGTCTTAGTTGCAAGGTATCCGTTATACGGACCTCCAAAATTCAAATCCATACCAAACGATTGAGATTCCCCGGCAACAATATCCACGCCCATATCAGCAGGCGCAGTAAGCAATCCTAAAGAAATACTTTCTGCAATAGAGTGAATAAGTAAAGCCCCAGTATCATGTATTTCAGAAGCAATGGTAGCAATATTTTCAATGCCCCCAAAAAAATTAGGACTCTGCACAACTACCGCTGCTGTGTTGCCCTTTAACAAATTTTTCAGGTTAAAAAAATCAGTACATCCCTTATCAAACGGAAGCTCAATAATTTCTATATCGTGAGGTTTAGTATAGGTAGCAATTACTTCTCTATAATGTGGGTGCACAAGAGAAGAAACTATTATTCTATTCTTATGAGTAATCCTTACTGCCATAAGCACTGCCTCAGCAACAGCAGATGCTCCATCGTAAAGAGAAGGGACAACAACGTTCATTCCAGTAAGCCTCGCAAGATGTGTCTGAAGCTCAAACATAGATTGTAAATTTCCTTGGCTAATCTCTGGCTGATAAGGAGTATAGGATGTATAAAATTCTTCTCTTGAAA
The window above is part of the Caldisericota bacterium genome. Proteins encoded here:
- the argS gene encoding arginine--tRNA ligase, which produces MKINNLEKIIQNAIKSIYPGISKIPDVLLAPSPEGFGDFSTTVPFDLAKLLHKSPFSIAEEISKHLNFPYFTSISAASPGYLNFSFALSVYRNFLQELEKKGEKYFYKERNGVKVQVEFVSANPTGPLHVGNGRGGIIGDILGNLLKVEGFDVIKEYYVNDAGSKMNLFAKSIVCYYMKKLGKKAEPVEEAYRGAYIEDIATEIFNDYGDSLLDNESHPLIDKIQEIGKKKMMYRIKESLEKFGVAFDSWFYESSLYSSGEVDRVTEIFKKSGYTYEKDDALWFQSTLFGDDKDRVLVRGTGEPTYTLVDAAYHKNKWDRGFRKAIDVWGADHFGHITPMKALIQGMGLPEDFLGIVIYQIVHLFEDGKEVMMSKHSGTFVTLEELINEVGRDAARFFFLLKSSDTHLNFDIDLAKRESI
- the gcvPB gene encoding aminomethyl-transferring glycine dehydrogenase subunit GcvPB, which translates into the protein MKLIYEKSVKGRKGYFLREDSYKEISLKDCIPEHALSRTKKELPEVSEVGVVRHFTALSKLNYGLDDGFYPLGSCTMKYNPKLNEHLALLDNFIYAHPCVDEDFIQGSLQVMYELNQYLSEITGMDQFTLSPAAGAHGELAGVLIMRKYFMDKGELRHKMLIPDSAHGTNPASAAMAGFNVVEVKSNERGGIDLAELRKLMDEETVGLMLTNPNTVGLFDENIEEIAKVVHSKGGLLYYDGANLNALLGIARPGDAGFDIAHLNLHKTFSTPHGGGGPGAGPVGVKKHLIQYLPTPIVSYNGEKYFFEDIGEKSIGRLRAFFGNFSVLLKAYVWILSMGDEGLKETAETSIINANYVMSKLRKFYKPAYDRFCMHECVLTGREYKEYGVKTLDIAKRLMDYGFHPPTIYFPHFEPYAEETIMIEPTESESKENIDLFIDTMIKIAEEIKTHAEIVKQAPHTTLVSRPDEVRAVKNPTLIFKEINEDK
- the gcvPA gene encoding aminomethyl-transferring glycine dehydrogenase subunit GcvPA; this translates as MKYIPNTDNEKKGMLKEIGVSSFNELIKDIPENIRLKRALSIPGPFDEEKIKEQVHLVAEKNVNFFSFKHLIGAGAYRHYIPEVVKAIVSREEFYTSYTPYQPEISQGNLQSMFELQTHLARLTGMNVVVPSLYDGASAVAEAVLMAVRITHKNRIIVSSLVHPHYREVIATYTKPHDIEIIELPFDKGCTDFFNLKNLLKGNTAAVVVQSPNFFGGIENIATIASEIHDTGALLIHSIAESISLGLLTAPADMGVDIVAGESQSFGMDLNFGGPYNGYLATKTRFLRQLPGRIAGETVDKNGKRAFVMTMRAREQDIKREKATSNICSNHALNIVAANVYLSLLGKNGLYQVALLNTKAAHYLKRKLTETNNFEIFEYPFFNEFVVKSKIDIDELKNRLFRKSFVPPLRVDKFYKKCENYLLFTVTEILKREELDRIAEMLGVSH